One Mycobacteroides salmoniphilum DNA segment encodes these proteins:
- a CDS encoding phytoene desaturase family protein: protein MADFEAIVIGAGHNGLTAAAKLQQSGLRTVCLDAKLYSGGMASTVELFDGYRFEIAGSVQFPTSAVLSRDLGLDTLPSVDLDVVSVALRGIGDDPVIYYSDPMKLLTHLNEAHGAEAVNGMAGIMAWSQAPTRALGRFEVGLPPKTFDEMYGCATNEFERASINEMLFGSVTDVLDRYFPDKEKHGALRGMLAFLALNMTYRGPETPGSAAALAFGLAMPDATALQMKKLRGGIGALTSHLHDLFVGHGGEVRLRSKVTEIRTADGRVTGVALDDGSTITAPVVVSCIAPDLTVVEMLDSSAVPPDQRDRFARVDHRGSYLQMHFALAALPEFVAPYESLNDPQMQSTVGMYSTPEELQAQWEDCRRGIVPADPAVVFQIPSLHDRQLAPEGKYAASAFALWFPVETEHARYGEMKAEMGQRVIDKISRLAPNFEDIVLRHTTFTPRHMGTMFGAPGGDYCFGLVHADQIGVNRPGPRGYRDHPLPVEGLYLGSAGCHGGPAISFIPGYNAALQVLEDAR from the coding sequence ATGGCGGACTTCGAAGCGATCGTGATCGGCGCCGGGCATAACGGGCTTACCGCCGCGGCGAAACTTCAGCAGTCGGGGCTGCGTACGGTCTGCCTGGACGCCAAGCTCTACTCCGGCGGCATGGCCTCGACGGTAGAGCTGTTTGACGGGTACCGATTCGAGATCGCCGGATCGGTCCAGTTTCCGACATCCGCCGTCCTGAGCCGCGACCTTGGCCTCGACACCTTGCCGTCGGTCGACCTGGACGTTGTTTCTGTGGCGCTCAGGGGAATCGGCGACGATCCGGTTATCTACTACAGCGATCCGATGAAGCTGTTGACCCATCTCAACGAGGCGCACGGAGCCGAGGCTGTCAACGGCATGGCGGGGATCATGGCGTGGAGTCAAGCGCCGACGAGGGCATTGGGGCGATTCGAGGTAGGACTGCCGCCGAAGACATTTGACGAGATGTACGGCTGCGCGACAAATGAATTCGAGCGTGCCAGCATCAACGAGATGCTCTTCGGGTCGGTGACCGACGTGCTGGACCGGTATTTTCCCGACAAGGAGAAACACGGTGCGCTGCGCGGGATGTTGGCATTCCTGGCGCTCAACATGACCTATCGAGGTCCGGAAACTCCTGGTAGCGCAGCCGCACTGGCCTTCGGGTTGGCGATGCCGGATGCCACCGCGTTGCAGATGAAGAAGCTCCGCGGCGGCATTGGAGCGTTGACATCGCATCTGCATGACCTCTTCGTCGGACACGGTGGAGAGGTGCGACTGCGTAGCAAGGTCACCGAAATCCGCACCGCGGATGGCCGGGTGACCGGAGTCGCCTTGGACGATGGATCGACAATCACCGCGCCGGTGGTCGTTTCGTGTATCGCACCCGATCTCACCGTGGTGGAGATGTTGGATTCCTCGGCGGTTCCGCCGGATCAGCGTGACCGGTTCGCGCGGGTGGATCACCGTGGCAGCTATCTGCAGATGCATTTCGCTCTTGCGGCGCTGCCGGAGTTCGTCGCGCCGTACGAGAGTCTGAATGATCCGCAAATGCAATCGACCGTCGGGATGTACAGCACGCCCGAAGAGCTGCAGGCGCAGTGGGAAGACTGTCGGCGGGGGATCGTGCCCGCCGATCCCGCTGTGGTGTTCCAGATCCCGTCCCTGCACGATCGGCAGCTGGCGCCGGAGGGCAAGTACGCGGCCTCGGCGTTCGCCCTGTGGTTTCCGGTCGAGACAGAGCATGCCCGGTATGGCGAGATGAAGGCGGAGATGGGGCAGCGGGTCATCGACAAGATTTCCCGGCTGGCTCCCAATTTCGAGGACATCGTGCTGCGGCACACCACATTCACGCCCCGGCACATGGGCACCATGTTCGGAGCGCCGGGTGGCGACTATTGCTTCGGGTTAGTTCACGCCGACCAAATCGGAGTCAACAGGCCGGGGCCACGCGGATACCGCGATCATCCGTTGCCCGTCGAGGGTCTATACCTCGGGAGTGCGGGATGTCATGGTGGACCAGCGATTTCTTTCATCCCCGGATACAACGCCGCCTTGCAGGTGCTCGAGGACGCGCGCTAG
- a CDS encoding DUF2834 domain-containing protein, giving the protein MVSLVVHAILGITVIALIVASNRPIFARTATGPALSLLEIVYYVVGIASIALGWYFNIRYVAEYHVSNPLTGWIDYIKLMFVNPAAGSASQDYTIGNVILLPLMTIIDGYRRGIRRPWLYFVSSLFTSFAFAWAFYLVTVERQRRHQPATVLESV; this is encoded by the coding sequence ATGGTGTCGCTCGTCGTCCACGCGATCCTCGGAATCACCGTCATCGCGCTCATCGTCGCCTCGAATCGGCCGATATTCGCCCGGACCGCAACGGGTCCCGCGTTATCGCTGCTCGAAATCGTGTACTACGTCGTTGGTATCGCCTCGATCGCACTGGGCTGGTACTTCAACATCCGGTACGTCGCCGAGTACCACGTGTCCAACCCGCTCACCGGCTGGATCGACTACATCAAGCTGATGTTCGTCAATCCCGCGGCGGGCTCGGCCAGCCAGGACTACACGATCGGCAATGTCATTCTGCTGCCGCTGATGACGATCATCGACGGGTACCGCCGCGGCATCCGGCGCCCGTGGCTCTACTTCGTATCGAGCCTCTTCACGAGTTTTGCGTTCGCGTGGGCCTTCTACCTGGTCACCGTCGAACGCCAGCGCAGACATCAACCAGCCACGGTCCTCGAATCCGTGTGA
- a CDS encoding O-methyltransferase → MTTTLHEPEFATIVGRLFENASHDAPPVDRDTFHKKSVEERVELFQNTYVPVAPDAGRLLYSLVRATKPNTIVEYGLSYGISTLHSAAAVRDNGFGRIITTEMNTTKIAASRATFAEAGVSDLITILEGDARETLKTIDGPIEFLLLDGWPDLDLPILKILEDKLAPGALVIADNVGFESSKPYLEYIRTPENGYVSVASPIGECMELSCRCA, encoded by the coding sequence ATGACAACGACACTCCATGAACCCGAATTCGCCACGATTGTGGGCCGCCTCTTCGAGAACGCCTCGCACGATGCACCCCCCGTCGACCGGGACACCTTCCACAAGAAGTCCGTCGAGGAGCGCGTCGAGCTGTTCCAGAACACCTACGTGCCCGTCGCACCCGATGCCGGGCGGCTCCTCTACAGCCTGGTCCGTGCCACCAAGCCGAACACCATCGTCGAGTACGGGCTGTCGTACGGAATCTCGACCCTGCATTCGGCCGCCGCGGTTCGCGACAACGGTTTCGGCCGCATCATCACCACCGAAATGAACACCACGAAGATTGCCGCCTCACGCGCGACCTTCGCCGAGGCCGGGGTGTCCGACCTCATCACCATCCTGGAGGGTGATGCCCGCGAGACGCTGAAGACGATTGATGGACCGATCGAGTTCCTGCTGCTAGACGGCTGGCCCGACCTCGACCTGCCAATTCTCAAGATCCTCGAGGACAAGCTGGCGCCGGGCGCACTGGTCATCGCGGACAACGTCGGATTCGAAAGCAGCAAGCCGTATTTGGAATACATCCGTACCCCGGAGAACGGCTACGTGAGCGTGGCTTCACCCATCGGGGAATGCATGGAGCTCAGCTGCCGTTGTGCGTAA
- a CDS encoding NADP-dependent succinic semialdehyde dehydrogenase, producing the protein MPIATINPASGETIKTFVPASDEEIDAAIGRAHDRFKQYRTTSFADRTAWALATADLLEAEADEVAALMTLEMGKTLASARAEVLKCAKGFRFYAENAPAMLAPESADASAINASRAYAQYQPLGVILAVMPWNFPLWQAVRFAAPALMAGNVGLLKHASNVPQSALYLADVIARGGFPDGCFQTLLVPSGAVERILRDPRVAAATLTGSEPAGRSVAAIAGDEVKPTVLELGGSDPFIVMPSADLERAVSTAVTARVQNNGQSCIAAKRFIAHRDIYDDFLSRFVDKMAALRVGDPTDPATEVGPLATEQGRDEVDKQVQQALAAGATVRCGGVRPDGPGWYYPPTVITDITKDMPIFGEEVFGPVASVYRATDIEEAIEIANATSFGLGANAWTGEEAEQQRFINDLDAGQVFINGMTVSYPEVPFGGIKRSGYGRELSAHGIREFCNIKTVWIA; encoded by the coding sequence ATGCCTATCGCAACGATCAACCCGGCCAGCGGAGAGACGATCAAGACCTTCGTACCGGCGTCCGATGAGGAAATCGACGCCGCCATCGGACGTGCACACGACCGGTTCAAGCAGTACCGCACAACGAGTTTCGCCGACCGAACCGCCTGGGCATTAGCTACAGCCGACCTCCTCGAGGCCGAGGCCGATGAGGTCGCCGCCCTGATGACGCTGGAAATGGGCAAGACTTTAGCCTCGGCAAGGGCCGAGGTGCTCAAGTGCGCCAAGGGATTCCGATTTTATGCCGAGAATGCCCCAGCCATGCTCGCCCCGGAATCGGCCGATGCGTCTGCCATCAACGCATCACGCGCCTACGCCCAGTACCAGCCCCTGGGGGTGATACTGGCCGTGATGCCGTGGAACTTCCCCCTTTGGCAGGCGGTGAGATTCGCGGCGCCCGCACTCATGGCAGGCAACGTGGGCCTGCTCAAACATGCGTCGAACGTGCCACAGTCCGCGCTGTATCTCGCCGATGTGATCGCTCGCGGCGGATTCCCCGACGGCTGCTTCCAGACACTGCTGGTGCCATCGGGTGCGGTCGAACGGATTCTTCGTGACCCGCGAGTGGCTGCCGCCACGCTCACCGGAAGCGAACCGGCGGGGCGCTCGGTGGCCGCGATTGCCGGCGATGAAGTGAAACCCACTGTTCTCGAGCTCGGCGGCAGCGACCCGTTTATCGTAATGCCGTCGGCGGACCTTGAGCGGGCCGTCTCGACCGCGGTCACGGCCAGAGTCCAGAACAATGGCCAATCCTGTATCGCCGCGAAGAGATTCATCGCCCATCGCGATATCTACGACGACTTCCTGTCCAGGTTTGTCGACAAAATGGCTGCCTTACGCGTCGGCGACCCGACGGATCCGGCCACCGAGGTCGGACCGTTGGCTACCGAGCAGGGCCGTGACGAGGTCGACAAGCAGGTCCAGCAGGCCCTCGCGGCCGGCGCCACCGTCCGCTGCGGCGGCGTACGCCCAGATGGCCCAGGGTGGTACTACCCGCCTACCGTCATCACCGATATCACCAAGGACATGCCGATATTTGGCGAGGAGGTGTTCGGTCCGGTCGCCTCGGTCTACCGCGCAACCGACATCGAGGAAGCAATCGAGATCGCCAACGCCACATCGTTCGGCCTCGGCGCCAACGCCTGGACTGGCGAAGAAGCCGAGCAACAACGCTTCATCAACGACCTCGACGCCGGACAGGTCTTCATCAACGGTATGACGGTGTCCTACCCGGAGGTTCCATTCGGCGGCATCAAACGCTCGGGGTACGGCCGCGAACTCTCGGCCCATGGCATCCGCGAGTTCTGCAATATCAAGACGGTCTGGATCGCCTGA
- the smpB gene encoding SsrA-binding protein SmpB, with amino-acid sequence MSKKPTDGRQIIASNRKARHNYSILDVYEAGVQLVGTEVKSLREGKASLVDAFATVDDGEVWLRALHIPQYDHGTWTNHAPLRNRKLLLHRAQIDQLVGKIRDGNLTLVPLSLYFLDGKVKVELALARGKQAHDKRQDLAKRDATREITRELGRRAKGM; translated from the coding sequence ATGAGTAAGAAACCGACCGACGGGCGCCAGATCATCGCGTCCAATCGCAAGGCGCGGCACAACTATTCGATTCTCGATGTGTACGAGGCCGGGGTGCAGCTGGTGGGCACAGAGGTCAAGAGCCTGCGCGAGGGCAAGGCCTCGTTGGTGGACGCCTTCGCTACCGTCGATGACGGCGAGGTCTGGCTGCGCGCGTTACATATCCCGCAGTACGACCACGGCACCTGGACCAACCATGCGCCGCTGCGGAACCGGAAGCTGTTGCTGCACAGAGCACAGATTGATCAGCTGGTCGGAAAGATCCGCGATGGCAACCTGACGCTGGTGCCGTTGTCGCTGTATTTCCTGGACGGCAAGGTCAAGGTCGAATTGGCCTTGGCCCGTGGCAAGCAGGCGCACGACAAGCGTCAGGACCTGGCCAAGCGGGACGCCACCCGCGAGATCACCCGTGAACTGGGGCGTCGCGCAAAAGGCATGTAG
- a CDS encoding TetR/AcrR family transcriptional regulator: protein MSETAKPREADDARRHFGNRHGRSETAREAVIHAADDLLVAKGYAGVTMEGIAKAAGVAKQTVYRWWSSKAEVLMDVFLEDAASQLDPPDLGSLEADLRHHLGATARFLTTDDAGAVFRALIGQSQHDPQLADAFRARYLREQQARDQIPIARAVRRGELSDGVHVARLAELLVAPLYYRVIVTGEAVDDGFVEGLVEDFTRRRE from the coding sequence GTGAGTGAGACGGCGAAGCCCCGCGAGGCTGACGACGCGCGCCGTCATTTCGGAAACCGGCATGGCCGCAGCGAGACCGCGCGTGAGGCCGTTATTCACGCTGCCGACGATCTGCTGGTCGCCAAGGGCTATGCCGGAGTGACCATGGAAGGCATTGCCAAGGCCGCGGGTGTGGCCAAGCAGACCGTCTATCGATGGTGGAGTTCCAAGGCGGAGGTGCTGATGGACGTCTTCCTGGAAGATGCCGCTTCGCAGTTGGATCCGCCCGATCTGGGCAGCCTCGAGGCCGACCTGCGGCACCACCTGGGTGCCACCGCGCGGTTCCTGACGACCGATGACGCGGGTGCGGTGTTCCGGGCCCTCATTGGCCAGTCGCAGCATGATCCGCAGCTCGCGGATGCGTTCCGGGCTCGCTATCTGCGCGAACAGCAGGCGCGCGACCAGATTCCGATCGCTCGTGCGGTGCGGCGAGGGGAGCTGTCCGACGGCGTGCATGTCGCTCGTCTGGCCGAACTGTTGGTGGCGCCCCTGTACTACCGCGTGATCGTGACGGGGGAGGCGGTTGACGACGGGTTTGTCGAGGGACTTGTCGAGGATTTCACTCGTCGTCGGGAATAG
- a CDS encoding acetolactate synthase large subunit — protein MSTAAQLMVKCLENEGVSVVFGIPGEENIRFIQALAASDIRYILTRHEQGAAFMAEMYGRVTGRAGVVSATLGPGAINLQLGVADASTNSTPLVAISAQVGQDRAYKESHQYVDLVAMFRPITRWADGVPTARAIPEMFRKAFKLAETERPAAVFLAVPENIDADSAEYELNPLPRNVVHAEAPMAGQVQRAVDILRRAHRPVVLAGHGAARGGATAALMRFSEGLGVPVANTFHGKGAMPDDHPNSMGTVGFMRRDYANFGFEQADVIVAVGYELQEFDPVRINPLGDKEIIHIHRFPAEVDAHYSVSVGIIGDISASVNALTDALAGHRFDCASAPGSALLVEEFSRGQQDSRFPMAPQRIVADIRATLGRSDIVLVDTGATKMWMARLYPTYEPNTCLVSNGLSTMGFALPGAIGVKLARPGVKVLAVAGDGAFLMNSQEIETAVREQIPLVVLIWEDGGYGLIEWKMDLELGEHHHVSFTNPDIVSYAESFGAKGYRITAADQLQPTLQAALDDDGVSLIACPVDYSENLRLTDRLGQLDATL, from the coding sequence ATGAGCACAGCTGCCCAATTAATGGTGAAGTGTTTGGAGAATGAGGGCGTTTCCGTGGTCTTCGGGATACCGGGGGAGGAGAACATCCGGTTCATCCAGGCGCTCGCGGCGTCGGATATCCGCTACATCCTCACTCGCCATGAGCAGGGCGCGGCATTCATGGCGGAGATGTACGGCAGGGTCACGGGGCGGGCCGGGGTGGTTTCTGCCACGTTGGGTCCCGGTGCGATCAACCTGCAGCTGGGGGTCGCCGACGCATCGACCAACAGCACGCCCCTGGTCGCTATCTCTGCGCAGGTGGGGCAGGACCGGGCCTACAAGGAATCCCATCAGTACGTAGACCTTGTGGCGATGTTCCGTCCGATTACCCGCTGGGCGGACGGCGTTCCCACGGCCCGGGCGATCCCAGAAATGTTCCGTAAGGCATTCAAACTCGCGGAGACCGAACGGCCGGCGGCCGTCTTTCTGGCGGTGCCCGAAAACATCGACGCCGATAGCGCCGAATATGAACTGAATCCGTTGCCGCGCAATGTGGTACATGCAGAAGCGCCGATGGCCGGCCAGGTGCAACGGGCGGTCGACATCCTGCGGCGAGCGCATCGGCCGGTGGTGCTGGCCGGTCACGGCGCCGCCCGTGGTGGGGCGACCGCCGCACTCATGAGGTTCTCCGAGGGGCTTGGCGTGCCAGTAGCCAATACCTTCCACGGTAAGGGTGCGATGCCCGATGATCACCCCAATAGCATGGGGACGGTCGGCTTTATGCGGCGCGACTACGCCAATTTCGGCTTTGAGCAGGCCGATGTGATCGTTGCGGTGGGGTATGAGCTGCAAGAGTTCGACCCCGTACGGATCAACCCACTCGGCGACAAGGAGATCATCCACATCCACAGGTTCCCGGCCGAGGTCGACGCACACTACTCGGTGTCGGTGGGAATCATCGGTGATATCAGTGCGTCGGTAAACGCGCTTACCGACGCACTGGCCGGGCATCGGTTCGACTGTGCCTCCGCTCCTGGATCCGCCCTGCTTGTAGAGGAATTTTCTCGAGGACAGCAGGATTCGCGTTTCCCCATGGCCCCGCAGCGGATTGTGGCTGACATCAGGGCCACGTTGGGCCGCAGTGACATCGTGCTAGTCGATACCGGCGCCACCAAGATGTGGATGGCGCGCCTTTACCCGACGTACGAGCCCAATACCTGTCTTGTCTCTAACGGTCTGTCCACCATGGGTTTCGCACTGCCCGGAGCAATTGGCGTCAAGCTCGCCCGCCCCGGTGTGAAGGTGCTGGCCGTCGCGGGTGACGGGGCGTTCCTGATGAACTCGCAGGAGATCGAGACTGCCGTACGCGAGCAGATCCCGCTGGTGGTGCTGATCTGGGAGGACGGTGGCTACGGGCTCATTGAGTGGAAGATGGACCTAGAACTTGGCGAACACCATCACGTCTCGTTCACCAACCCCGATATCGTTTCCTACGCGGAGAGCTTTGGAGCCAAGGGCTATCGCATCACCGCCGCCGACCAATTACAGCCGACGCTGCAAGCCGCCCTTGACGATGATGGCGTCTCACTGATCGCCTGCCCGGTTGACTACTCGGAGAATTTGAGGCTTACCGACCGGCTAGGGCAACTGGACGCAACCCTGTAG
- a CDS encoding TetR/AcrR family transcriptional regulator yields MVRPAQTVRSERTRAALRQAAIVRFLGQGVEDTSVEQIAADAGVSLRTFYRHFESKHDLLFLDYDLGLEWFRSALDARTAGEPILESVESAIFSAPYDVDAVVKIATLRNQELDRARIVRHIRQVEAEFAEVIEEHLIRDGGGDANPDVRLRNTVTARCIAAAVFGAMDAWMLGEDHSPEELTRRSRTALDFLKAGIGDMP; encoded by the coding sequence ATGGTCAGACCTGCCCAGACTGTGCGCAGTGAGCGGACGCGCGCGGCGCTTCGGCAGGCGGCGATAGTGCGCTTTCTTGGGCAGGGCGTAGAGGACACTTCCGTCGAGCAGATTGCGGCGGATGCCGGTGTCTCGCTGCGAACCTTCTATCGCCATTTCGAGTCCAAACATGATCTGCTCTTTCTGGACTACGACCTCGGTCTGGAATGGTTTCGCAGCGCTCTGGATGCGAGAACTGCGGGCGAACCCATCCTGGAATCGGTGGAGTCGGCGATCTTCAGCGCCCCCTACGACGTCGACGCGGTGGTCAAGATCGCGACGTTGCGCAACCAGGAGCTCGATCGGGCGCGCATCGTGCGGCATATCCGGCAGGTGGAGGCCGAATTCGCCGAGGTGATCGAGGAGCATCTCATACGTGATGGTGGCGGCGATGCCAATCCCGATGTGCGCCTGCGCAATACCGTGACGGCGCGCTGTATTGCCGCGGCGGTCTTCGGTGCCATGGATGCGTGGATGCTCGGCGAGGACCATTCGCCCGAGGAGCTCACGCGGCGGAGTCGCACCGCGCTGGATTTCTTGAAGGCGGGAATCGGCGATATGCCCTGA
- the ftsE gene encoding cell division ATP-binding protein FtsE, translating to MISLDKVTKLYKSSARPALDNVSLEIDKGEFVFLIGPSGSGKSTFMRLLLGEELPTKGEIQVSKFHVNKLRGREIPHLRQTIGCVFQDFRLLQQKTVYENVAFALEVIGKQTDIINRIVPEVLEMVNLTGKASRLPSELSGGEQQRVGIARAFVNRPLVLLADEPTGNLDPETSEDIMALLERINRTGTTVLMATHDHHIVDSMRQRVIELELGKLIRDEQRGVYGVDR from the coding sequence GTGATCAGCCTCGACAAGGTAACCAAGCTCTACAAATCGTCGGCTCGGCCCGCGTTGGACAACGTGAGCCTCGAGATCGACAAGGGCGAGTTTGTGTTCCTCATCGGTCCTTCGGGTTCGGGTAAGTCGACATTCATGCGACTGCTGCTGGGTGAAGAGCTGCCCACCAAGGGCGAAATCCAGGTTTCCAAGTTCCACGTCAACAAGCTGCGCGGCCGCGAGATCCCGCACCTTCGGCAGACGATCGGCTGTGTGTTCCAGGACTTCCGGCTGCTCCAGCAAAAGACGGTGTATGAGAATGTGGCCTTCGCACTCGAGGTGATCGGCAAGCAGACGGACATCATCAACCGCATCGTTCCCGAGGTGCTGGAGATGGTGAACCTGACCGGCAAGGCCAGCAGGCTGCCCTCGGAGCTGTCCGGTGGCGAGCAGCAGCGCGTCGGTATCGCGCGCGCGTTCGTCAACCGCCCGCTGGTGCTGCTGGCCGACGAGCCGACCGGGAACCTGGATCCCGAGACGAGTGAGGACATCATGGCGCTGCTGGAGCGGATCAACCGCACCGGCACTACCGTGCTGATGGCGACCCACGACCATCACATCGTCGACTCGATGCGCCAGCGCGTGATCGAGCTGGAACTGGGCAAGCTGATCCGCGACGAGCAGCGCGGTGTCTACGGGGTAGATAGGTAA
- the ftsX gene encoding permease-like cell division protein FtsX encodes MRFGFLFNEVLTGLRRNVTMTVAMIITTAIAIGLFGGGLLVISLAKNSKAIYLDRVETQIFLTEDLSASDTNCSSDICKSLRDEIEKRSDIKSVRFVNREDAYADAEKRLPQFRDLMKDVSKDAFPASFIVKLKEPETHADFDESFVGKPGVKGVLNQKDLIDRLFAVLNSLRDAAFMIALIQAVGAVLLIANMVQVAAYTRRTEVGIMRLVGATRWYTQLPFLLEAVIAALAGVLLAVIGLIVARVTILNGALEQFIQANLIAPITYGDVFLASIQMAALGILLAGVTAYVTLRLYVRR; translated from the coding sequence ATGCGTTTTGGATTCCTGTTCAACGAGGTACTCACCGGCCTGCGCCGCAATGTGACGATGACCGTGGCGATGATCATCACGACCGCCATCGCGATCGGGTTGTTCGGTGGTGGTCTGCTGGTGATATCGCTTGCCAAGAACTCGAAGGCCATCTACCTGGACCGCGTGGAGACGCAGATCTTCCTCACCGAGGACCTGTCGGCCAGCGACACCAACTGCAGCAGCGATATCTGCAAAAGCCTGCGCGACGAGATCGAGAAGCGTTCCGACATCAAGTCGGTGCGTTTCGTGAACCGTGAGGACGCGTACGCGGACGCCGAGAAGCGACTGCCGCAGTTCCGGGACTTGATGAAGGATGTGAGCAAGGATGCGTTCCCGGCCTCCTTCATCGTCAAGCTCAAGGAACCGGAGACACACGCAGATTTCGATGAGTCTTTCGTCGGCAAGCCCGGTGTGAAGGGCGTGCTCAATCAGAAGGATCTGATCGACCGCTTGTTCGCGGTCCTGAACAGCCTGCGTGATGCGGCGTTCATGATCGCGCTGATCCAGGCCGTTGGTGCGGTTCTGTTGATCGCCAACATGGTTCAGGTCGCCGCATACACGCGGCGCACCGAAGTGGGCATCATGCGGTTGGTGGGTGCCACCCGTTGGTACACGCAATTGCCGTTCCTGTTGGAGGCGGTGATCGCTGCGCTTGCCGGTGTATTGCTGGCGGTGATCGGTCTGATCGTGGCGCGGGTGACCATCCTGAACGGGGCTCTGGAACAGTTCATTCAGGCCAACCTGATTGCCCCGATCACCTACGGCGATGTCTTCCTCGCGTCGATTCAGATGGCGGCGCTGGGCATTCTGCTGGCCGGGGTGACCGCGTACGTGACTTTGCGTCTGTACGTGCGTAGATAG
- a CDS encoding NUDIX hydrolase: MRTTETRPTIRVSAVVLRNDRGAVLTVRKRGSTRFMLPGGKPDAGESAAQTAVREVREELSVHLEPAALQPVGVFRAAAANEPGFDVESTVFEHPPVSVSQPAAEIEELRWQSLDEPYPTDLAPLLAEHVLPTLSGKRPRP; this comes from the coding sequence GTGCGCACGACCGAGACCAGGCCCACCATTCGGGTCAGTGCTGTCGTACTACGGAACGACCGCGGCGCGGTCCTGACTGTCCGCAAGCGCGGCAGCACCCGCTTCATGCTGCCCGGAGGTAAGCCCGACGCGGGTGAGAGCGCCGCGCAGACCGCGGTGCGCGAGGTCCGTGAAGAGCTCTCGGTGCATCTGGAACCGGCGGCCCTGCAACCGGTCGGAGTCTTCAGAGCCGCGGCCGCGAACGAACCCGGATTCGATGTCGAGTCGACAGTCTTCGAGCATCCACCGGTATCGGTCAGCCAACCCGCCGCCGAGATCGAAGAACTGCGTTGGCAGTCACTCGATGAGCCCTACCCCACAGACCTGGCGCCGCTGCTCGCGGAGCACGTGCTCCCCACCCTGTCCGGGAAGCGACCGCGGCCATAG